One Streptomyces umbrinus genomic window, GTTCCGATCAGGGTGAACGTGTCCTCGGTGAGCGTCGCCAGCAGGGGCGCGGGCCAGTGCAGTCGGTACGCGTCCTTGATGAGCCGACGGCACGCCACCCGTCCGGCCAGGTCGAGCGCGTCCCGCAGTGCGTCGAGCGGGCAGCCCAGGCGGCCGTGCCGTGCGCCGATCCGCTCGTACAGGGCGATGATCTCGGCGGTGGCGGCGGGGCCGGGCCGGCCGCCGTCGTGGATCGACACGAAGCAGTGGACCGTACGGTCGATGATCTGGCGCACCGAGTAGCCGTACGTGCCGTCGACGAGGTGCGCGTAGTGCGGCAGGCCGGTGCGGACGGCCTCCTCCATCTCGTCGACGGCGGCAGGCATGTGCCGCAGCAGCATCCGCCGTGTCTCGCCCGGGAGCGGTGCGGCGTACTGAGCGTGCGGGTCCTTCGTTCGCGCGGCTCGTTCGTGCGTGTGGGTGCGCGCGGCCCGTTCGTGCGTGGGGGTCAAGGGGCCTCCCGTGGATTCCCGTGGGGCTGGGCAGCCTCCGGGACCTGTGTGACGTACGCCAGATTCCGCGCGAGGACCGGTGGCGAAAGTGTCACCCGGCTTACACTCCGGACCACGACGACTCACTGTCCCGTGCTAGGCCCTGTCGCCAACTCCCGTCCTCCGCCCGGAGGGCGGATCCTTCGGCGGTATGGGGGTCCCCCTGGTCGAGCGAAGTCGAGAGCCGCCACAGGCGTGCTCTCGGCGTGCCAGGCGCGAGCGTGCATGGCGTCGCCCGGTTGGGGCACCTCCCCGCCGCAGGCCGGCGGAGGGAGTCCGACTACAGGGCCAAGCAAGGGAGTTGGACGTGTCAGCTGTCGATCCGCTCTTATCCAGGCGCCCGTGGCACGACCTGCCTCCGGCGCTCGCCCCGCTGCTCCGGGCCAGACTTCCCGAGCTCACCACGGAGATGGTGCAGGCCATCCGCAGAGAGGTGCGCGGCTACCGGCAGCCGATCGGCTCCGCCGTCGCCCATGACCTCGCCGAGGCGGTCCGGCTGGCCGCGACGCAGTTCACGGAGCTGGTGGAGGAGCCGGACGCACCGCAGCAGCACTACGTGCCGCGTTTCAAGCGGCTGGGCAGACTGGAGTACCTGAGCGGGCGCGGCATGGACGGGCTGCAGGCCGCATACCGGATCGGCGCCCGGGTTGCGTGCCGCCGCTATATGGACGTGGCCCGGGAGGCCGCGTTCTCCGGTGAGATCGCCGTCCCGCTGAGCGAGGCCGTGCTCACGCACATCCACGCGATGGCCGAGGGGTCGGTGGCGGGCTTCGAGGAGGCGCGGGCCGGGGCGGCCGACGAGATGCTGCGCACCAGGCGGCTGCTCGCCGCACGGCTGCTGGAACGCAACCGGGATCCGCTCGCGGAACCGCTTCCCGATCTCGCCCGCAGGGCCGCCTGGCCGCTGCCGGAACGGGTGCGATGCGCGGTGCTGCCCGCCTCCGCCGACCTGACCGCGGTCCACGAGGACGTACTGCGGGTGAGCCGCGGCGGCGAACTGCATCTGGTGGCGCCCGACGACAGCCTGCTGACCGTCCTGGAGGGAACGGAGGTGGCGGTGGGCCCGAGCGTGCTGCTGAACGAGGCCTGGGTCTCGCTGCACTGTGCCCGGCTGGGGCGGCGCCTGGGGCGGCTCAGGGCCGAGAACCATCTCGCGGAGCTGCACCTCCTGCACGGCTCGCCGATCGGAACCCTCCTGACCGACCAGGTACTTGAGCCGTTGCGTGCCCTCCCGCCTGGCAAGGCGGAACGGCTCACGGACACACTCGACGCGCTGCTCACCTCCGGTGGGCGGACCGCTCCGGAGGTCGCCGCCGCGTTGGGCATCCATCCGCAGACCGCCCGCAACCGACTGCGGCAACTCGCCGCGCTGTACGGCGACAGGCTCGACGACCCGGCATTCCGTTTCGACGTTCAGCTCGCGCTGCGCAGCAGGTCAGTGCGTCGTTCCTTGCTGCCCTGACAAACTTCCGTACGGAATTCAGCAGTTGAGCCAGAAGCGGTACTGACTTTCGGTCAGCATGCTCTGGCCGCATGAGACATGCCAGCACCCGCGCAGCGAAACGCCTAGGCCTCCTCTCCGGCGCCGCCGCCCTGGCGGTGAGCCTGAGCCTCCTCCCCCAGGAGGCTCAGGCCGGGCCCGGAGACTTCCAACGGGGCCCCGACCCCACCGAGCAGTCCATCACCGCCGAGCGCGGTCCCTTCGCCACGGCTCAGACCACCGTCGACGGCCCGACCTTCAAGTCGGGCACCGCCTACTACCCCACCGACACCAGCCAGGGCACGTTCGGAGCAGTCGTCGTCAGCCCCGGCTTCGTGACGCCCGAGGCACTGATCAGCTGGTACGGACCCCGCCTCGCGTCGCAGGGCTTCGTCGTCCTGACGCTGGAGACCAACTCGGGATTCGACCAGCCCGACGACCGTGCCACCCAGATGCTCAACGCACTCGACTACCTCGTCCAGTCGAGCTCCGTGCGCACCCGCATCGACCCCAACCGCCTTGCGGTGATGGGTCATTCGATGGGCGGTGGCGGCTCGCTCAAGGCGTCCGAGTCGCGCCCCGCGCTCAAGGCGGCCGTGCCGCTCATGCCGTGGAGCAACGACAAGACCTGGCAGACCGACCGGGTGCCCACGATGATCATCGGCGCCGAGAACGACGCCATCGCCTCGCCCGCCTCGCACGCGGAGGTGTTCTACAACAGCCTCACCGCCGCACCGGAGAAGGCGTACCTGGAGCTCCGGGGCGCGGACCACAACGTGGCGCTCGGCTCCAACGTGACGATCGCGAAGTACAGCATCGCCTGGCTGAAGCGGTTCGTCGACGAGGACGTGCGGTACGAGCAGTTCCTCTGCCCGGCACCCGTGCCCAACACACAGATCAGCGAATACCGGAACACCTGCCCCACGGGATAGCCCCCGCCCCGAGGGGGACGGCCGCGCGGTCCATACACGGACCGCGCGGCCCAGGTGTGCTCGCCGAGGTCCCGGCGGACCTCGGCGAGCACCTGTGGGTCACGCACGCGGGCACCGCGGTGCGCGCGCATCACCCCGAACTGATGTTGCGCACATTATTGACCACCGCCGCAAACGTGCCTACCTTCACTGTGCCCGCCCCGTCACAGGAAGCCCGCTGTGCACATGTCGTGCCAACCGCCGTAAGACCAGGCTCAGTTGTGCCGTCATGCCCCCCACCGCCGAAGGGATCCCCTCGTGAATCGCCGACTTCTCCTCTCGGTCGCCGTCCTGTTGATGGTGACCGCGGCCCCGGCTCACCCCGCCACCGCGGAGGACGTCCACGTCGAGGGCACGCTCGCCTCCGGCGCGACGTACGTCATGGACGTCCCCGCGGGCTGGAACGGCACCGTCCTCCTGTTCAGCCACGGCTTCCGGCCGAAGGGCGCGCCGAACCCGGCCCAGAACGTCACCGACCCGGCCACCCGCGCGCTCCTCCTCAAGGACGGCTACGCGCTGGTCGGTTCCTCGTACGCCACCACGGGCTGGGCGGTGGAGCACGCGGTGCCGGACCAGTTGGCGACGCTCGACGCGTTCACCGAGCGGTTCGGGGCGGCCCGGCGGACCCTCGCCTGGGGTCAGTCGTACGGCGGGTTCGTCACCACGAGGATCGCCGAGCGCCACGGCGACCGGATCGACGGATCGCTGTCCGTCTGCGGGCTGGTCCACGGCGGCGTCGCCAACTGGAACAACACGCTCGATCCGGTCTTCGCCCTCAAGACCCTCCTGGCACCCGACGCCTCGATACCGCTGGCCGGCTTCCAGGACCAGGCAGCGGCCACGACCGCCGCCGCCACCCTGACCGGCGTCGTCACCGAGGCGCAGACCTCCGCGGACGGTCGCGCCCGGATCGCCCTCGCAGCGGCCCTGCACAACATCCCCGGCTGGAACGACCCCTCCCAGCCCCGCCCCGCTCCCGACGACTGGAACGCCCAGCAGGCCAACCAGTACACGGCCGTCCGGGGCCTGCTCGCGACCGCGGCGTTCAGCTGGCGTCAGGACACGGAGGTGCTGGCGGGCGGCAACTCGTCCTGGAACACGGGCGTCGACTACGCGAAGCTGCTGCGCACGTCCTCGGCGTACAAGGAGGTCAAGGGCCTCTACAAGGCGGCCGGGCGCTCCCTGAAGGCCGATCTCAGGGCGCTCAACACCGCCCCGCGCGTCAAGGCCGACAAGAACGCGGTCGACTGGATGAGCCGGACCAGCACGTTCACCGGCCGGCTGACGAAACCTCAGCTCAGCATCCACACCACCGGCGACGCCCTCGTCCCCGTGCAGACCGAGAGCGCCTACCTGCGCGCCGCCACGGCCGCCGGTTCGCGCCCGCTGCTGCGCCAGGCGTACGTCGACAACGCCGGTCACTGCACGTTCAGCCCCGCCGAACAGGTCGCCGCCCTGGACACGCTGGAACACCGGGTCGACACGGGCCGATGGGGCGACACGGGGGCAGACTCCCTCAACTCACGGGCGGCGCAGGCCGATCCGACGACTCCGGCCCGCTACACCGCGTACCGTCCCACTCCGTACCTGCGCCCCTACGACCTGGCCCATCCGGGCGACGCGTACCGGCCCTGACCCGTCCCACCCGGCGTGGGAACGGCCCGGCCGTCGGCGCCTCCCGCTTCCTCTCCTCGACGCGTGCGACCCCATTCGACCGCATGCGACCACATCTGGGCGCACACGACCGTTGTACGTCCGGCCGTTGGCGCCCCGGAGCCGGAGGAGGAGTCGATGCCGCCCCACCCCATGCCTCGCAGGACGACCCTGGTGCTGACCGCGGCGGCAGTTCTGGCCGCAGCGGGCTGGACCGCCATGGGCCGGCCGGCGGGAGCCGCACACACGACCCTGGCACCCGAGCCGCCCCCGCCGGCCATGCTCTGCGCCCCCGCGGGCACCCTGAAGGGCGACAGCGGGCAACGGGCCTCCGTCAGCCTGTGCGCGAGCGGCGGGGGTGCCGGTACGTCCCTGTCGGCACCGGCCACCTGCGGGCGGGCCGGATCCTCCGTCCGGTACACCTGCCGGACGTCCGGCACCTGGACCCTGCGGCGCGACGGCAGGACGGTCGCCACCGGCCCGCTTCCGGGCGGCAGGGAGAACCCCGGCCCGGGCACGTACGAGGTCAGCGGCACCGTCCATGTCCGCTCGTCGCCCGCCGGTGTCGATCTGCGGGGCACGGTCCGCGCCACCCTGACCCTCACCGACCCGAAGCCCGTCGTCACCCATCGCATCGAGGCCGACCGGCACACACTGCGGCCGAACACGACCACGACGGTGACGTACACCGTCTCCCGCGACAGCGACGAGGGGGACGGAAGCGCCCGTTTCGGGCTCATCGGCGAGGAGACCTCGGGGGTGGAGCTGACGACGGCCGACCCGCGCTGCGTCAATCCGCTCGTCGGCCGCTATCCGTCGAGCGCCCGCAGCATGTACGCCCTGGACTGCGCCCTCACCGACCTCCAGCCGGGCAGGCCCTCCACGGTGGTCGTCCGGGCCCGGCTCACGGACACCTGCACGACGGTCGTGTCCAAGCTGGGGTACTGGATGCCCCGGGGCCAGAGCCTCTACACCGGAGGCATGCTCGCCGGCCCGACGGTCACCTGCCCGCCGTCAAGTGCCCGCGGGCGCTGACCACTTGGCAGGACGAACACCACGGGGCCGGCCCCCACGAGGGGGACCGGCCCGTGGCGGGGGCGAGGCAGGCCCTCGCCGCCGGTGCGCGATCGCGGTGTGACGGTGTCAGGACTGCGGCGGCCGGTCCTGGTCCGGGTTCGAACCGAACTGGTCCTTGAGCCTGTCCTGGGCGCCGTCGACCTGACCGCTGTACTTGCTCTGGGTCTTGTCGTCGACGAAGTCTCCGGCCTTGTCGACACCCTTGTTGGCCTGGTCCGGGTGGCCCTTCAGCATGCCCTTGATCTTGTCCATTACGGACATGAGTCATCCTCCTGATCAGTTCACCCCCACGCCTCCAGGGTCACCGCAGGTGGCGGATTTCGCATCCGGGCGGGAAACCCGCCGGTCAGGGGCCCGGTCCTAGGCCTCGGTGCGGCACTCCGGGTGGCCCCAGCCGTCGGCGTTCTTCGCGATGGTCTCGCCCGCGATGTACGAGCGGCCGCAGCGGCAGCGGCCGGGGAACTTGGCCTTGAGCGTGCGCGAGGACGACGACGAGGCCGACGAGGCGGCGGAGGACGAGGCACGCTTGCGCGGCGGCCCCGCGCTCTTGGCCGTCTTCTTGGCCGCGGGCGACTTCGGCGGTTCCGGAGAGCCGTGCTCGCTGCCCGCCGGTTCCTGGACGAAGGCCGCCTGGCTCGCGGCCCGGTCCGCGAAGTCGTTGAGCGGGTCGCCGTCGACCTGGTGCGCGGGCACGTACCGGAACTCGACCGAGCGGCCGTCGAGCAGTTCGTCGATCCGTACGACGAGTTCCTGGTTGGCCACCGGCTTGCCCGCCGCCGTCTTCCAGCCCTTGCGCTTCCAGCCCGGGAGCCAGGTCGTGACGGCCTTCATGGCGTACTGGGAGTCCATCCGGATCTCCAGCGGCACATCCGGCGCCACGAAGGTCAACAGCCGCTCCAGCGCGGTCAGTTCGGCAACGTTGTTGGTCGCCGTGCCGAGCGGTCCTGCCTCCCACTCGGTAGGAGTTGTGCCGGTCCCGTCGCCGATGACCCAGGCCCAGCCGGCGGGACCCGGATTGCCCTTCGAAGCACCGTCGCATGCGGCGATTACGCGTTCACCCATGGGCTCGATCATGCC contains:
- a CDS encoding helix-turn-helix domain-containing protein; this encodes MVQAIRREVRGYRQPIGSAVAHDLAEAVRLAATQFTELVEEPDAPQQHYVPRFKRLGRLEYLSGRGMDGLQAAYRIGARVACRRYMDVAREAAFSGEIAVPLSEAVLTHIHAMAEGSVAGFEEARAGAADEMLRTRRLLAARLLERNRDPLAEPLPDLARRAAWPLPERVRCAVLPASADLTAVHEDVLRVSRGGELHLVAPDDSLLTVLEGTEVAVGPSVLLNEAWVSLHCARLGRRLGRLRAENHLAELHLLHGSPIGTLLTDQVLEPLRALPPGKAERLTDTLDALLTSGGRTAPEVAAALGIHPQTARNRLRQLAALYGDRLDDPAFRFDVQLALRSRSVRRSLLP
- a CDS encoding poly(ethylene terephthalate) hydrolase family protein produces the protein MRHASTRAAKRLGLLSGAAALAVSLSLLPQEAQAGPGDFQRGPDPTEQSITAERGPFATAQTTVDGPTFKSGTAYYPTDTSQGTFGAVVVSPGFVTPEALISWYGPRLASQGFVVLTLETNSGFDQPDDRATQMLNALDYLVQSSSVRTRIDPNRLAVMGHSMGGGGSLKASESRPALKAAVPLMPWSNDKTWQTDRVPTMIIGAENDAIASPASHAEVFYNSLTAAPEKAYLELRGADHNVALGSNVTIAKYSIAWLKRFVDEDVRYEQFLCPAPVPNTQISEYRNTCPTG
- a CDS encoding alpha/beta hydrolase family protein, with amino-acid sequence MVTAAPAHPATAEDVHVEGTLASGATYVMDVPAGWNGTVLLFSHGFRPKGAPNPAQNVTDPATRALLLKDGYALVGSSYATTGWAVEHAVPDQLATLDAFTERFGAARRTLAWGQSYGGFVTTRIAERHGDRIDGSLSVCGLVHGGVANWNNTLDPVFALKTLLAPDASIPLAGFQDQAAATTAAATLTGVVTEAQTSADGRARIALAAALHNIPGWNDPSQPRPAPDDWNAQQANQYTAVRGLLATAAFSWRQDTEVLAGGNSSWNTGVDYAKLLRTSSAYKEVKGLYKAAGRSLKADLRALNTAPRVKADKNAVDWMSRTSTFTGRLTKPQLSIHTTGDALVPVQTESAYLRAATAAGSRPLLRQAYVDNAGHCTFSPAEQVAALDTLEHRVDTGRWGDTGADSLNSRAAQADPTTPARYTAYRPTPYLRPYDLAHPGDAYRP
- a CDS encoding antitoxin, translated to MSVMDKIKGMLKGHPDQANKGVDKAGDFVDDKTQSKYSGQVDGAQDRLKDQFGSNPDQDRPPQS
- a CDS encoding ribonuclease H family protein; this translates as MIEPMGERVIAACDGASKGNPGPAGWAWVIGDGTGTTPTEWEAGPLGTATNNVAELTALERLLTFVAPDVPLEIRMDSQYAMKAVTTWLPGWKRKGWKTAAGKPVANQELVVRIDELLDGRSVEFRYVPAHQVDGDPLNDFADRAASQAAFVQEPAGSEHGSPEPPKSPAAKKTAKSAGPPRKRASSSAASSASSSSSRTLKAKFPGRCRCGRSYIAGETIAKNADGWGHPECRTEA